A section of the Alkalihalobacillus sp. LMS39 genome encodes:
- a CDS encoding diguanylate cyclase yields the protein MLASLRLVPNRIKITIILILLAPLIVDMFLYETPIGSLWFIYLGAVVLTSYYSGLRGGLTIAIVSIAFHFLWELNEFFKFGLKTSELFVFLSSALLQFILAFSIGFLADKLKEKHTDLEDIFNSLDATIWSHDLKTDTIIISTGIELLYGYSGDDFKQNPNLWDKVVYPEDVDIVDEMNRQALLGNPTNTEFRIIRPDGDIRWVQDKATPIYDKDNKLVKINGVVFDITERKKAEEKIRRMAYYDFLTDLPNRKFIHEFLQNTLDHPKTDNQSGAVLFLDLDGFKNVNDTFGHAAGDTLLIDLSRRILACIKKDGHVGRLGGDEFIIVVEHGDEFTIGLLAERLLKEVAKPFTISGEPVSVTLSIGISFFPRDGKDAQQLIIHADHAMYKAKDNGKNQYHFFS from the coding sequence GTGTTAGCTTCATTACGACTTGTTCCGAACAGGATTAAAATTACCATTATCCTTATATTACTCGCACCTCTCATTGTTGACATGTTCCTCTATGAAACACCAATCGGAAGTCTCTGGTTTATTTATTTAGGGGCTGTTGTGTTAACATCCTATTACTCGGGCTTACGAGGTGGTCTGACTATTGCAATCGTTTCCATTGCTTTCCACTTTTTATGGGAACTGAACGAGTTTTTCAAATTCGGCCTCAAGACATCTGAGTTATTTGTTTTTCTCTCCAGTGCACTTCTTCAATTTATACTGGCATTTTCTATAGGGTTTTTAGCAGATAAACTAAAAGAAAAGCATACAGACCTTGAAGATATTTTTAATTCACTCGATGCGACAATATGGTCCCATGATTTAAAAACAGACACCATTATTATCTCAACTGGAATCGAATTGTTATATGGGTATTCGGGGGATGACTTTAAACAAAATCCAAATTTATGGGATAAAGTCGTTTATCCTGAAGATGTTGATATCGTTGATGAAATGAATCGACAAGCTTTATTAGGAAATCCAACGAATACAGAATTCCGCATCATTCGGCCTGATGGGGACATTCGGTGGGTTCAAGATAAAGCGACACCAATATATGATAAAGACAACAAACTTGTAAAAATAAATGGCGTTGTTTTTGATATAACAGAACGAAAAAAGGCAGAAGAAAAAATTAGAAGAATGGCGTATTATGATTTTCTGACCGACTTACCTAATCGGAAATTTATTCACGAATTTTTACAAAACACACTTGATCATCCGAAAACAGATAATCAATCTGGTGCGGTGTTATTTTTAGATTTAGATGGATTTAAAAATGTGAATGACACGTTCGGTCATGCTGCTGGAGATACTTTACTAATTGATTTATCTCGCCGCATTTTAGCCTGCATTAAAAAGGATGGCCATGTTGGGAGACTCGGCGGTGATGAGTTCATTATCGTTGTCGAACATGGGGATGAATTTACGATAGGCCTTCTTGCAGAACGACTCTTAAAAGAAGTCGCAAAACCGTTTACCATTTCAGGTGAACCTGTTTCGGTGACATTAAGTATTGGCATTAGCTTTTTTCCACGGGATGGCAAGGACGCCCAACAGCTTATTATTCACGCAGACCATGCCATGTATAAAGCGAAAGATAATGGAAAAAATCAATATCATTTTTTTAGTTAA
- a CDS encoding ankyrin repeat domain-containing protein, whose amino-acid sequence MKKLIFVFAALLVVGGCGTKVDVSPSVEEFRSERSYFAEEQKQLKDELIVDYIGLDSFVNEVEETFGTPSDVADFSPSSYEYRYDEVEFVLFEDKVKCIGLTSPVFSTESGVNVGQSFDEVFPLYLNREYYVTAESDFLLVVEEDYMMFFVFLANDLHALGLAETEYYEQVGDMTLHEMKEYIASTYENNEDAVYDENDYTYEQSDKEQFHHDSIIGNHDQLYAAIIDGNSEKAIQLVSEYSYDYNELFSPSLHPSPYFQTNFIHTAAYYGDLELVKQMVESGGDIESKDPDGYTVLFKAIQTNKTKMVDYLLEYGADPHYLVYDQTERSMSYSYTPLMMASVYGNLAVIESLLYRGVDVNAQNIFGETALMFAVRNNHIEAASTLIDFGADLWLTENTNRYTVFDMVEHEEEMNEQMKQWVRALH is encoded by the coding sequence GTGAAGAAGCTGATATTTGTTTTTGCGGCGTTATTAGTAGTAGGAGGCTGTGGAACAAAAGTAGATGTATCACCGTCCGTAGAGGAATTTCGATCAGAGAGAAGTTATTTTGCGGAAGAACAAAAGCAATTAAAAGATGAACTTATTGTTGATTATATTGGTCTAGATTCTTTCGTTAATGAAGTTGAGGAAACGTTTGGAACACCAAGTGATGTTGCTGATTTTTCTCCTTCAAGTTATGAATATCGTTATGATGAAGTCGAATTTGTATTATTTGAAGATAAAGTTAAATGTATTGGGTTAACTTCTCCCGTTTTTTCAACTGAATCTGGTGTCAATGTAGGTCAATCATTTGACGAAGTTTTCCCTCTTTATCTCAATCGAGAATATTATGTCACTGCCGAGTCAGACTTTTTACTCGTTGTAGAAGAAGACTATATGATGTTTTTTGTGTTTTTAGCGAATGATCTGCATGCATTGGGATTAGCAGAAACAGAGTATTATGAACAAGTCGGTGATATGACATTACATGAAATGAAGGAGTATATAGCCAGTACATATGAAAATAATGAAGATGCAGTGTATGATGAAAATGATTATACTTACGAACAAAGTGATAAAGAACAATTTCACCATGACTCCATAATCGGTAATCATGACCAGTTATATGCTGCTATTATAGATGGAAATTCAGAAAAAGCCATTCAACTCGTTAGTGAATATTCCTATGACTATAACGAGTTATTTAGTCCATCTCTGCACCCATCGCCATATTTCCAAACGAATTTCATTCATACAGCTGCGTATTATGGTGACCTTGAACTAGTAAAACAAATGGTTGAGTCTGGTGGGGATATCGAAAGTAAAGACCCTGACGGATATACTGTGTTATTTAAAGCGATTCAAACGAATAAAACAAAGATGGTTGACTATTTGCTTGAATATGGGGCTGATCCTCATTATTTAGTGTATGACCAAACAGAACGATCGATGTCATATAGCTATACTCCGCTAATGATGGCGTCTGTTTATGGTAATCTAGCTGTGATTGAATCATTGCTTTACCGTGGTGTTGATGTAAATGCACAAAATATATTCGGTGAAACAGCATTAATGTTTGCAGTAAGAAACAATCACATTGAAGCTGCCTCAACATTAATTGATTTTGGAGCGGACCTTTGGTTAACAGAAAATACAAATCGATATACAGTTTTTGATATGGTAGAACATGAAGAGGAAATGAATGAACAGATGAAGCAGTGGGTAAGAGCTTTACATTAA
- a CDS encoding alpha/beta fold hydrolase: MQKAVEITHNGQILRGMEHIPDVNKSPAVILFHGFTGTKLEPHRMFLKISRALEKEGIASFRFDFLGSGESDGDFEDMTVMSELRQAHTILDYVKTHPAIDGNQIYVLGFSMGGLVASLLAGERNSEIAKLILLAAGGTIPQLSQQLRAQSPYLNEKKVYDIGGNLVSEQFFDELKDLVVWENAARFKQHVLLIHGTNDEAIPANASKLYKENCYPNATVQLIEGADHGFNSFVWEQKVISFIIEFVTKE; encoded by the coding sequence ATGCAAAAAGCAGTCGAGATCACCCATAATGGCCAAATTTTAAGAGGTATGGAACATATCCCAGATGTTAATAAAAGTCCAGCGGTCATCTTGTTTCATGGATTTACCGGTACAAAACTAGAACCACACCGAATGTTCTTGAAAATTTCGAGGGCACTTGAAAAAGAAGGAATTGCATCGTTTCGTTTTGACTTTTTAGGAAGTGGGGAAAGTGATGGGGATTTTGAAGATATGACGGTCATGTCAGAGTTGAGGCAAGCCCATACGATACTTGATTATGTCAAAACCCACCCAGCTATTGATGGAAATCAAATATATGTACTTGGCTTTAGTATGGGAGGGCTTGTCGCTAGTCTTCTCGCAGGGGAACGAAACAGTGAGATTGCCAAACTAATTCTTCTTGCTGCTGGGGGGACAATTCCACAATTAAGTCAACAATTAAGAGCGCAATCTCCATATTTAAATGAGAAAAAAGTGTATGACATTGGTGGAAATTTAGTGAGTGAACAATTTTTTGACGAACTTAAAGATCTTGTTGTATGGGAAAATGCCGCTCGCTTTAAACAGCATGTACTATTAATTCATGGAACAAACGATGAGGCCATTCCAGCTAATGCCTCAAAGCTGTATAAAGAAAATTGTTATCCAAACGCAACGGTTCAACTTATCGAAGGGGCGGACCATGGCTTTAATTCTTTTGTTTGGGAACAAAAAGTGATTTCCTTCATTATAGAATTTGTAACGAAAGAATAA
- a CDS encoding fatty acid desaturase, with translation MSSKKIAKLKKEVAPFEKTDTKASIIQLFNTLGPLVVLWYAAYLSLSISYWITLPLLIVTSGFVIRTFIIFHDCCHQSFFKSRLANDIIGTITGVLTLVPYQQWKQTHSIHHATSSNLDKRGTGDMWILTVEEYKEASIWKKIAYRVYRNPLVMFGIGPIAVFLIEYRFNRKQAKRKERINTYITNISIVALYSLLIWAIGWQAFLLIQGPVFFVSGLLGIWLFYVQHQFEDSYFEHDEEWSYVQAAVDGSSYYKLPKLLQWITGNIGYHHVHHLSPRVPNYNLEKAHEATPPLQKATTITLMTSLKSLRYRLWDESKKTFVSYKDVKEIVDNKLMERNPQKPQLK, from the coding sequence ATGTCTTCAAAAAAAATTGCAAAGTTAAAAAAAGAGGTTGCCCCATTTGAAAAAACGGATACGAAAGCAAGTATTATACAACTGTTCAATACGCTAGGTCCATTAGTTGTTCTATGGTATGCTGCCTATTTGTCCTTGTCCATCTCATATTGGATTACGCTTCCCCTACTTATTGTTACTTCAGGATTTGTAATACGGACCTTTATTATATTTCATGATTGTTGTCATCAATCATTTTTTAAAAGTCGATTAGCGAATGATATTATAGGAACGATTACAGGAGTTCTTACTCTTGTACCATATCAACAATGGAAACAGACACATTCGATCCATCATGCTACAAGTTCTAACCTTGACAAACGAGGAACTGGTGACATGTGGATTTTAACAGTCGAAGAATATAAAGAGGCATCAATTTGGAAAAAAATTGCATATCGAGTTTATCGTAACCCACTTGTTATGTTTGGAATTGGTCCAATCGCAGTTTTTTTAATAGAATACCGCTTTAATCGTAAACAAGCGAAACGAAAAGAACGAATCAATACGTATATTACAAATATCAGTATTGTTGCTTTATATAGTTTGTTAATTTGGGCTATCGGTTGGCAAGCGTTCCTTTTAATTCAAGGACCAGTATTTTTCGTGTCAGGTTTACTAGGAATATGGTTATTTTATGTACAACATCAGTTTGAAGATTCATACTTTGAACATGATGAAGAATGGAGTTATGTTCAAGCTGCCGTTGATGGAAGTTCATATTATAAGCTTCCAAAACTTCTTCAATGGATAACCGGTAACATTGGATATCACCATGTTCATCATTTAAGTCCTAGAGTTCCAAATTATAATCTAGAAAAAGCCCATGAAGCGACACCGCCATTGCAAAAAGCAACAACGATTACTCTGATGACAAGTTTAAAATCACTTCGTTACAGATTATGGGATGAAAGTAAAAAAACATTTGTCAGCTATAAAGATGTAAAAGAAATCGTGGATAATAAGTTGATGGAACGAAATCCACAAAAACCTCAACTCAAATAA
- a CDS encoding DJ-1/PfpI family protein: MKKICLLLPNGFEAVEASVFTDVFGWNAVEGDGTTQLITVGTKPTLTCTWNFTVTPEKQLSEVTVDDFDALALPGGFEHAHFYEDAFQEEVLQFIRDFDAKGKWIAAICVGSLVLGKSGILKGKRATTYNLNPLRQQQLADFGAIVIPDEPVVMDKNVITSYNPATGFDVAFTLLERLTSKENCDEVKRLMGFK; the protein is encoded by the coding sequence ATGAAAAAAATTTGTTTGCTTTTGCCTAATGGATTTGAAGCAGTAGAAGCGAGTGTCTTCACAGACGTTTTCGGTTGGAATGCCGTAGAAGGCGATGGAACAACGCAACTCATTACCGTGGGCACTAAACCAACATTAACATGCACATGGAACTTTACGGTTACACCTGAAAAACAATTATCTGAAGTGACCGTTGATGACTTTGATGCCCTTGCTTTACCTGGTGGTTTTGAACATGCTCATTTTTATGAGGATGCGTTTCAAGAAGAAGTGCTTCAATTCATTCGAGACTTTGATGCTAAAGGAAAATGGATCGCTGCCATTTGTGTTGGATCTCTTGTATTAGGAAAAAGCGGGATCTTAAAAGGAAAACGGGCGACGACTTATAATTTAAACCCGCTTCGTCAACAACAATTAGCTGACTTTGGAGCCATCGTAATACCAGACGAACCTGTAGTGATGGATAAGAATGTTATAACATCTTATAACCCTGCAACTGGATTTGATGTTGCTTTCACTCTACTTGAACGATTAACATCGAAAGAAAACTGTGATGAAGTAAAAAGGTTAATGGGATTTAAGTGA
- a CDS encoding MFS transporter, whose amino-acid sequence MTVIAEEVPNSIPEKKIIFLWSFAVWLVVMNTTMFNVALPTVMTDLALTSTTASWIISSYSIVFAIGTLTYSRLSDYIPIARLLFIGLIMVGSASIIGFFAHEFYLLLLARIFQAAGAGAVLGLGLVLASKYIPLSRRGRAMAFISSAASLGFGLGPVIGGAITEYLGWNYLFAVTAIVFFLLPFFHRLLPKEQVTRGKFDVVGALLTGVCVTSSLLFFTSFSFYVLAVTIVVAILLIIHIQKVKMPFLRPELFSHHQYAKLLYVGFIVFTLHFSTLFMMPIILTDVYKMDAARVGLIIFPGAILSAVAAQVIGRIIDRFGNMPLFLTGHGLLLISTILFSLTAQVSPLSIMFSYMFMSVGFSSLTASMSNEVTRILPAASIGSGMGMLQLCQLFGGAFGVTLSGVLLKMERGIWPGFLYQEVFFYFTIIVCTSFLTALFYRQKLNEKKSFTL is encoded by the coding sequence TTGACTGTAATAGCAGAAGAAGTCCCAAATTCTATTCCAGAGAAAAAGATTATTTTCCTTTGGAGTTTTGCCGTTTGGCTTGTTGTCATGAATACAACGATGTTTAATGTTGCCCTACCTACGGTTATGACGGACTTAGCGTTAACGTCAACAACCGCTTCTTGGATTATTTCTAGTTACTCAATCGTGTTTGCGATCGGCACATTAACGTATAGCCGTTTATCAGATTATATCCCAATTGCAAGACTGTTGTTTATCGGGCTAATTATGGTGGGAAGTGCTTCGATAATTGGATTTTTTGCTCACGAGTTTTACTTGTTACTACTGGCACGCATATTTCAAGCTGCAGGAGCAGGGGCTGTATTAGGATTAGGGTTAGTGTTAGCAAGTAAATATATTCCTTTATCAAGGCGAGGCCGAGCGATGGCTTTCATTTCGTCTGCTGCTTCACTTGGCTTTGGTCTAGGCCCAGTAATAGGTGGAGCGATTACAGAATATTTAGGTTGGAACTATTTATTTGCTGTGACCGCTATTGTTTTTTTCTTACTTCCATTTTTTCATCGATTACTGCCTAAAGAACAAGTGACTCGTGGGAAGTTTGATGTTGTTGGGGCTTTGCTAACAGGAGTTTGTGTGACGAGTAGCTTATTATTTTTCACATCATTCTCTTTTTATGTTTTAGCGGTTACGATTGTTGTGGCTATACTATTAATAATACATATTCAAAAAGTAAAGATGCCTTTTTTACGCCCGGAGTTATTTTCGCATCATCAATATGCAAAACTCCTTTATGTTGGATTCATTGTGTTTACTTTACATTTTTCTACGCTATTTATGATGCCGATTATTTTAACGGATGTATATAAAATGGATGCAGCTCGAGTCGGACTCATTATTTTTCCGGGCGCGATTTTATCAGCTGTTGCAGCTCAAGTGATAGGTCGTATTATTGATCGCTTTGGAAATATGCCTTTGTTTTTAACAGGGCATGGATTGCTCTTGATTTCTACAATTTTATTTTCACTTACTGCCCAGGTTTCTCCTTTGTCTATTATGTTTTCGTATATGTTTATGAGTGTGGGCTTTTCCTCTTTAACTGCAAGTATGTCCAACGAAGTTACAAGAATATTGCCAGCTGCTTCTATCGGTTCAGGGATGGGGATGCTACAATTATGTCAACTATTCGGGGGTGCTTTTGGAGTAACACTTTCAGGGGTTTTACTGAAGATGGAGCGGGGGATTTGGCCTGGTTTCCTTTATCAAGAAGTGTTTTTTTACTTTACTATCATTGTCTGCACTTCTTTTCTAACGGCACTGTTTTACAGACAAAAACTAAATGAAAAAAAGTCCTTTACGTTGTAA